TACCGGTGCAGATGTGAAGAAAAACCTACTCTGGTGAATGTTGGGAAGGACACCACCCTGGGCAATGGTGACGTGCCCAAGGAGCTTGTTCAACTCCTCATCGTTGCGGATGGCGAGCTGGAGATGACGGGGGATGATACGGGTCTTCTTGTTGTCACGAGCGGCGTTGCCAGCCAACTCGAGGATTTCGGCAGCGAGGTACTCAAGAACAGCGGCGAGGTAGACGGGAGCACCGGCACCGACACGCTGAGCATAGTTGCCCTTGCGGAGAAGACGGTGAACACGGCCGACGGGGAAAGCCAAACCAGCCTTGGAAGAACGACTGCAAGCGACATGTTGTTAGCAACGAGA
The sequence above is a segment of the Podospora pseudoanserina strain CBS 124.78 chromosome 5, whole genome shotgun sequence genome. Coding sequences within it:
- the HTA1 gene encoding histone H2A (COG:B; EggNog:ENOG503P2TD) — encoded protein: MTGGGKSGGKASSGKNAQSRSSKAGLAFPVGRVHRLLRKGNYAQRVGAGAPVYLAAVLEYLAAEILELAGNAARDNKKTRIIPRHLQLAIRNDEELNKLLGHVTIAQGGVLPNIHQNLLPKKTGTKPGKNASQEL